One window from the genome of Candidatus Deferrimicrobiaceae bacterium encodes:
- a CDS encoding BTAD domain-containing putative transcriptional regulator, with protein sequence MAGKTASIAKITRPVLAGHYPRKRLFRLIDRARKRPVLWICGPPGSGKTTLVSSYLAYRRVPGLWFRLEEGDADPATFFHYLGLAARKAAPRVRKPLPVPIPEQRSAISLFARRYFESLFIRLKTGSAIVFDDYQNVPADSAFHTMVRDGLSLIPPGVSVILISREHPPSSFARLRASQAMEIIGWKELRLSPRETEGIARLRWKGKRGTKSIRNLHSMSGGWAAGFVLLLEKAGPGSVTPRELPGQNPQEIFDYFAGEILENLDEEMHSFLLKSAHLPLMTARMGAQLTGLRRAGQILFYLSRRNYFTEVRTGPEPVYEYHPLFREFLRSRAADVFSEKYIHRVRGKAAAILEESGHGEEAAGILREIGDWHGFTRILQTQAPLLVRQGRSATLVEWVGYLPAKIREEDPWLLYWSGVARLSSRPEESQRDYEEAFRRFCKKKDRDGAFLAWAGVVDAIVYGPGSLKSLDPWFSTLGKLLKGSKPPLPEEIDSQVTSTMIKALSLRRPRFVDREMWADRAMRLARSTRDDVPLKFTALLNVAYYRFHSGDFQVVGLLLDSLRDLVRRPELSPLPRLTLCWLEAAYANVNGLHDRCLKVVAEGIELANATGIHLMDNLLLGHGALSSLHKGDLATAKGFLRKMASSLTAARPWEASFYHRLAAWDALHRGNQAQALFHSDRSLTMCEEVGNPWTEALALLQRAFVLREGGKANEAARHLKRAHRMGKESGMHFIRFLCLLVEAHFSLLEGDGESGLSSLRKGLGIGREKGYLNIYLWRPGLLEGIAAKALEKGIETGYVRDLIRRNALVPDGALPDTEHWPWPLKVYTLGTFDLLREEKPLTFSRKVQHKPLLMLKAFVALGGKNVPEEQMTDILWPEAEGDLAHQSFATTLRRVRAMLGNEKAVSLREGCVTLDLRQCWVDAFAFETLVARIDEASYGGKGWPDKTRTANLAAKAIALYRGPFLPGEGSPPWVVAMRERLRSKFLRVVGFFGRYLEREGRWEEAIACYRKGLEVDDLAEEFYQRLMICHHRAGQVAEAATAYNRCRKVLSSMLGISPSPGTEAIAKGIRPS encoded by the coding sequence ATGGCCGGGAAGACCGCCTCGATCGCCAAGATCACCCGCCCGGTTCTCGCCGGGCACTACCCCCGGAAAAGGCTGTTCCGCCTGATCGACCGCGCCCGGAAACGGCCGGTCCTGTGGATCTGCGGCCCGCCGGGCTCGGGGAAGACCACCCTGGTCAGCAGCTACCTCGCGTACAGGAGGGTTCCCGGCCTGTGGTTCCGGCTGGAAGAGGGCGACGCGGATCCCGCGACCTTCTTCCACTACCTCGGGCTTGCGGCGCGAAAAGCGGCGCCCCGGGTCCGAAAGCCGCTTCCCGTGCCGATACCCGAGCAGCGTTCCGCCATCTCCCTCTTTGCCCGGCGGTATTTCGAGAGCCTTTTCATCCGCCTCAAGACGGGGTCGGCGATCGTGTTCGACGACTACCAGAACGTCCCCGCCGACTCGGCGTTTCATACGATGGTCCGCGACGGTCTTTCCCTGATTCCTCCCGGCGTAAGCGTCATTCTCATCAGTCGGGAGCATCCCCCTTCGTCGTTCGCCCGGCTTCGCGCCAGCCAGGCCATGGAGATCATCGGCTGGAAGGAACTTCGACTGTCCCCCCGGGAAACGGAAGGGATCGCGCGCCTCCGGTGGAAAGGAAAGCGGGGAACGAAATCGATCCGGAATCTCCACAGCATGTCCGGCGGATGGGCCGCCGGCTTCGTGCTCCTGCTGGAGAAGGCAGGACCGGGGTCGGTTACGCCCCGGGAACTCCCCGGGCAAAATCCCCAGGAGATCTTCGACTATTTCGCGGGGGAGATCCTGGAAAATCTGGATGAGGAGATGCACTCCTTCCTGCTGAAGAGCGCCCACCTTCCCCTGATGACGGCGCGGATGGGCGCTCAATTGACGGGGCTGCGCCGGGCCGGGCAGATCCTCTTCTACCTGAGCCGCCGCAACTATTTCACCGAAGTGCGCACGGGCCCCGAGCCGGTATACGAGTACCACCCCCTGTTCCGGGAATTTCTCCGATCCCGCGCCGCCGACGTTTTCTCGGAGAAATATATTCACCGCGTCCGGGGAAAGGCGGCCGCGATCCTGGAGGAATCCGGCCATGGCGAAGAGGCCGCGGGCATCTTGCGCGAGATCGGCGATTGGCACGGATTTACACGGATCTTGCAAACGCAGGCACCCTTGCTTGTCCGGCAGGGGAGAAGCGCGACGCTTGTCGAGTGGGTGGGGTACCTCCCCGCAAAGATCCGCGAGGAAGACCCATGGTTGCTTTACTGGAGCGGAGTGGCCCGGTTGTCTTCCCGCCCCGAGGAAAGCCAGCGCGATTACGAGGAGGCCTTCCGGCGATTTTGCAAAAAGAAAGACAGGGACGGTGCTTTCCTGGCCTGGGCGGGCGTGGTCGACGCAATCGTCTACGGTCCCGGGAGTCTGAAGTCGCTCGATCCCTGGTTTTCGACCCTCGGCAAGTTGTTGAAGGGGAGCAAACCTCCCTTGCCGGAAGAAATCGATTCCCAGGTGACATCCACCATGATCAAGGCGCTGTCCCTCAGGCGGCCCCGCTTTGTCGACAGGGAGATGTGGGCGGACCGGGCGATGCGCCTCGCCCGGTCGACCCGGGATGATGTCCCGCTGAAGTTCACCGCCCTGCTCAACGTGGCGTATTACCGGTTCCACAGCGGCGATTTCCAGGTTGTGGGGCTCCTCCTCGATTCGTTGCGCGACCTGGTCCGGAGACCGGAGCTTTCCCCTCTTCCCCGCCTCACTCTCTGCTGGCTCGAGGCGGCATACGCCAACGTGAACGGCCTGCACGACCGTTGCCTCAAGGTTGTGGCGGAGGGGATCGAACTGGCCAACGCCACCGGGATCCACCTCATGGACAATTTACTGCTGGGGCATGGGGCGTTGTCATCCCTGCACAAGGGCGACCTGGCGACGGCGAAGGGTTTCCTGCGAAAGATGGCCTCCTCGTTGACGGCGGCGCGGCCGTGGGAAGCGTCCTTTTACCATCGACTCGCCGCATGGGATGCCCTGCACCGGGGGAACCAGGCGCAGGCCTTGTTCCATTCGGACCGCAGCCTGACCATGTGCGAGGAGGTGGGGAACCCCTGGACCGAGGCGCTGGCTCTCCTGCAGAGAGCTTTCGTCCTCCGTGAGGGAGGAAAAGCGAACGAGGCGGCCCGCCATCTCAAGCGCGCTCACCGGATGGGGAAAGAGAGCGGAATGCATTTCATCCGTTTCCTCTGTCTGTTGGTTGAGGCGCACTTTTCCCTTCTCGAGGGGGACGGGGAATCCGGTCTTTCGTCCCTTCGGAAGGGGTTGGGCATCGGGAGGGAGAAGGGGTATCTCAACATCTACCTGTGGCGTCCCGGCCTTCTGGAAGGAATCGCCGCGAAAGCCCTGGAGAAGGGAATCGAGACCGGATATGTCCGCGATCTCATTCGAAGGAACGCCCTCGTCCCGGATGGCGCCCTTCCGGATACGGAGCACTGGCCGTGGCCGCTGAAAGTGTACACGCTCGGCACGTTCGACCTGCTGAGGGAGGAGAAGCCTCTGACGTTTTCCCGGAAGGTCCAGCACAAGCCCCTCCTGATGCTCAAGGCGTTCGTCGCCCTGGGGGGAAAGAACGTCCCCGAGGAGCAGATGACCGACATCCTCTGGCCCGAGGCGGAAGGGGACCTGGCGCACCAGTCCTTCGCCACGACGCTTCGGCGGGTAAGAGCCATGCTCGGAAACGAAAAGGCCGTGTCGCTTCGCGAGGGCTGTGTAACATTGGACCTTCGTCAATGCTGGGTGGACGCATTTGCCTTCGAAACCCTTGTCGCCCGGATCGACGAAGCGTCTTACGGTGGAAAGGGATGGCCGGACAAAACGCGCACTGCGAACCTCGCGGCAAAAGCCATCGCCTTGTACCGAGGGCCATTCCTTCCCGGGGAAGGCTCCCCCCCCTGGGTCGTGGCGATGCGGGAACGGCTGAGAAGCAAGTTCCTGCGGGTCGTAGGGTTTTTCGGCCGCTACCTGGAAAGAGAAGGGCGATGGGAGGAAGCCATCGCCTGCTACCGGAAAGGGCTGGAAGTGGATGATCTTGCAGAGGAATTCTACCAGCGCCTGATGATCTGCCATCATCGGGCCGGACAGGTCGCCGAGGCAGCGACTGCGTACAACCGCTGCCGCAAGGTGCTTTCCTCCATGCTCGGGATCTCCCCCTCCCCGGGAACCGAGGCCATCGCGAAGGGAATCCGTCCTTCCTGA